The Streptomyces phaeolivaceus genome has a window encoding:
- a CDS encoding lysozyme family protein: MTAAGGGLDSDQVPAEYMPWALKADAMCDVIEPAVNAARIEADSDWNPNAKSPVAAEWLSRFMPGTWVSRDRASTCTSPSGPLLDGCPALRRGDAEGTCVNPVPWLGLQG, from the coding sequence ATGACCGCAGCCGGCGGCGGCCTCGACTCGGACCAGGTGCCGGCCGAGTACATGCCTTGGGCGCTCAAGGCGGACGCCATGTGCGACGTCATCGAGCCCGCCGTGAACGCCGCGCGGATCGAGGCCGATTCGGACTGGAACCCGAACGCCAAGTCCCCGGTCGCTGCCGAGTGGTTGAGTCGGTTCATGCCCGGCACCTGGGTGAGCCGGGACCGAGCAAGCACATGCACCTCACCCTCGGGTCCGCTACTCGACGGGTGCCCAGCCCTTCGTCGAGGTGATGCGGAAGGCACCTGCGTCAACCCGGTGCCATGGTTGGGGTTGCAGGGATGA
- a CDS encoding ABC transporter permease, translated as MSRAETTEAGEVSRATGTAGVVAAREPSLVWTFGLFRNELLTTFRRWRTIALLAVLAAVPILVGLAVWIETGDGSSAGGGPGGGGGGGGGPAFIAQITNNGLFLVFTALAATLPFFLPMAVGVIAGDAIAGEANAGTLRYLLVSPAGRTRLLLTKYATVMTFCLVATLVVAASALAVGALLFPLGDLTTISGTRIGFAEGLWRALLIALAVAASLIGIAALGLFVSTLTNSGIAAMATTVGLLITVQILDQIPQLDALHPYFFSHYWLSFADLMREPVYWEDLRRNFGLQALYAAVFGSAAWARFTAKDITA; from the coding sequence ATGTCGCGGGCTGAGACGACCGAGGCGGGCGAGGTAAGTAGGGCGACCGGGACGGCCGGGGTGGTGGCGGCCCGGGAACCGAGCCTCGTGTGGACCTTCGGGCTGTTCCGCAACGAACTGCTGACGACCTTCCGGCGCTGGCGGACCATCGCGCTGCTGGCCGTGCTCGCGGCGGTGCCGATCCTGGTCGGGCTCGCGGTGTGGATCGAGACGGGTGACGGCTCGTCGGCGGGCGGCGGACCGGGCGGTGGGGGCGGCGGTGGTGGCGGGCCCGCGTTCATCGCGCAGATCACCAACAACGGGCTGTTCCTCGTCTTCACGGCCCTGGCCGCGACGCTCCCCTTCTTCCTGCCGATGGCCGTCGGTGTGATCGCCGGGGACGCGATCGCGGGCGAGGCGAACGCGGGCACGCTCCGCTATCTGCTGGTCTCGCCCGCAGGCCGGACCCGGCTGCTGCTCACCAAGTACGCGACGGTCATGACGTTCTGCCTGGTCGCGACCCTCGTCGTGGCGGCCTCCGCGCTGGCGGTGGGGGCGTTGCTGTTCCCGCTCGGGGATCTGACGACGATCTCCGGCACCCGGATCGGCTTCGCCGAGGGACTGTGGCGGGCGCTGCTGATCGCGCTGGCGGTGGCCGCGTCACTGATCGGGATCGCGGCCCTCGGGCTGTTCGTCTCCACCCTCACCAACAGCGGTATCGCCGCGATGGCCACCACGGTGGGGCTCCTCATCACCGTGCAGATCCTCGACCAGATCCCGCAGCTCGACGCCCTCCACCCGTACTTCTTCTCCCACTACTGGCTCTCCTTCGCCGACCTCATGCGCGAGCCGGTCTACTGGGAGGACCTGCGACGCAACTTCGGCCTCCAGGCCCTGTACGCGGCGGTGTTCGGATCGGCGGCGTGGGCGAGGTTCACGGCGAAGGACATCACGGCGTGA
- a CDS encoding DUF6668 family protein: MRPDTEQAAAGPEIWVRGPVTEPAARPPEPPPRATASARRFAWVATHGGAGSTTLATVFGGHDAGRNWPQPEHGEPASVLLVGRTHAAGLDAVSHTLDIFRRGDAPPGLDLDAIVLVADAPGRLPRQLVQRVKVIGSVIDVYRVPWVPAWRTGDLTGPPPRESAALARLTGRTP, from the coding sequence ATGCGGCCGGACACGGAACAGGCGGCGGCCGGGCCGGAGATCTGGGTGCGGGGGCCGGTGACGGAGCCGGCGGCGCGGCCACCGGAGCCGCCGCCCCGGGCGACCGCGAGCGCGCGGCGGTTCGCATGGGTCGCCACGCACGGCGGCGCCGGGTCCACCACCCTCGCGACGGTCTTCGGCGGCCATGACGCGGGCCGCAACTGGCCTCAACCGGAACACGGCGAACCGGCGTCGGTGCTCCTGGTGGGGCGGACGCACGCCGCCGGGCTCGACGCGGTCTCGCACACCCTGGACATCTTCCGGCGGGGCGACGCGCCGCCGGGGCTCGACCTGGACGCGATCGTGCTGGTCGCGGACGCGCCCGGCCGGCTGCCCCGGCAGCTGGTGCAGCGCGTGAAGGTGATCGGTTCCGTCATAGACGTCTACCGCGTGCCCTGGGTGCCCGCCTGGCGCACCGGCGATCTCACCGGCCCGCCGCCCCGGGAGAGCGCGGCACTGGCCCGACTGACCGGGCGGACCCCATGA
- a CDS encoding tetratricopeptide repeat protein, which translates to MTRLSREQKRELKELKRAGRASAGLTPIDVRVSAETGATVGGVPVPPAAGESPHTAALDYLHRLALATGHPVLAMVHDERIGYAVPLRIHVDGSSHYAGEPVRVGEPRGFTGAAGSGTARVGEHPAPGTGGYSVAGTSPGAAPQPAEPPAPARGPRRDRPTHLLRSVPESAAHSGAQARVQEQPKPEPSTMRLAAGKAMPSAEPVAPAPEPQRPKREPSTLPLTAAKPTPGAAYPSEAPRTSEAAPASESTRTPESTRTPESTRTPESTRTPESTRTPESTRTPESTRTPAYAPEAAHVPAQAPESAHGPAPAPAPAPGSAYAPEARRTPEAPAAEAKSDHSPAEPAPAPVPAAKREPRTMPLTAAKEEQDQSAGPAESAPSPGRVPPSTFVLRAVPEPKDGPLARPTRTPGLPLTLPGVQPAPDGTPSSPEPAHDAAPAAPAAPAAPATPATPATPAGTVSPPTGEFGPAMDIEPHAARTTSEPWHQDRATTASDPSPYTPPPPPPPAPTSLEPRSWPPSQSQSPAPVRDSAHAPGSEEPTPERVTTGQERHPWLRNQPPAHPAAHAPSLEPYPEPQHTSQPQTWLPAPAPAPESAPASLEPQPWPPTPAPMPVQAPPPPAAPTPEPAPEPAPPVLAPPEESATDAYSAPEWKVLEEDNTPKPAPVREFDAVAEAVLDTAEEDGGTPSPFAESMSRINEAVKLGRIQEAAEMAEQTVAQVTAALGPQHPEVLKIRELTAYIAYLAGDALRSFHLSLDLAGLRHRLRDQRAAYGNIQSAAAAWRAVRDPLQGLHLGRDLIAVWTDLAADEGPAADDLEQLEKARTRMTRLTERARALDSAP; encoded by the coding sequence ATGACTCGACTCAGCCGCGAACAGAAGCGGGAACTCAAGGAACTCAAGCGCGCGGGGCGTGCGTCGGCGGGGCTGACCCCGATCGACGTACGGGTCTCCGCCGAAACCGGTGCGACGGTCGGCGGTGTGCCGGTGCCACCGGCCGCCGGGGAGTCCCCCCATACCGCCGCCCTCGACTACCTCCACCGCCTGGCCCTCGCCACCGGCCACCCCGTCCTTGCGATGGTCCACGACGAACGCATCGGCTACGCCGTCCCCCTCCGGATCCACGTCGACGGCTCCAGCCACTACGCCGGGGAACCCGTACGGGTGGGCGAGCCGAGGGGTTTCACGGGGGCTGCGGGGAGCGGCACGGCACGAGTGGGCGAGCACCCGGCCCCCGGGACGGGCGGCTACTCGGTCGCCGGAACGAGCCCGGGGGCCGCACCGCAGCCCGCCGAGCCGCCGGCCCCCGCGCGAGGCCCGCGCCGGGACAGGCCGACCCATCTACTGCGCTCGGTACCGGAGTCGGCGGCGCACTCCGGGGCACAGGCGCGCGTTCAAGAGCAGCCGAAGCCGGAGCCCAGCACGATGAGGCTGGCAGCAGGCAAGGCGATGCCCTCGGCGGAGCCGGTCGCTCCGGCGCCGGAGCCGCAGCGGCCGAAGCGAGAGCCGAGCACGCTTCCGCTGACGGCGGCGAAGCCGACGCCCGGAGCCGCCTACCCGTCTGAAGCCCCGCGCACATCTGAAGCGGCGCCCGCTTCCGAGTCCACGCGCACGCCTGAGTCCACGCGCACGCCTGAGTCCACGCGCACGCCTGAGTCCACGCGCACGCCTGAGTCCACGCGCACGCCTGAGTCCACGCGCACGCCTGAGTCCACGCGCACGCCCGCGTACGCACCCGAAGCCGCACACGTGCCTGCGCAGGCGCCCGAATCCGCGCACGGCCCCGCGCCCGCGCCCGCGCCCGCGCCCGGATCCGCGTACGCACCGGAGGCCCGGCGCACGCCGGAGGCGCCCGCTGCCGAGGCCAAGTCGGACCACTCCCCGGCGGAACCCGCGCCCGCTCCTGTCCCGGCGGCGAAGCGGGAGCCCCGGACGATGCCGCTCACGGCGGCGAAGGAGGAGCAGGACCAGTCGGCGGGCCCGGCGGAGTCGGCGCCGTCGCCGGGCAGGGTCCCGCCGTCGACGTTCGTGCTGCGAGCGGTGCCGGAGCCGAAGGACGGGCCACTGGCCCGCCCGACCCGCACCCCGGGCCTCCCGCTGACCCTGCCGGGCGTTCAGCCGGCCCCGGACGGCACCCCCTCCTCACCCGAGCCCGCCCACGACGCCGCTCCGGCCGCTCCGGCCGCTCCGGCCGCTCCGGCCACCCCGGCCACCCCGGCCACCCCGGCCGGTACGGTCTCGCCCCCGACGGGCGAGTTCGGCCCGGCCATGGACATCGAACCGCACGCGGCCCGAACGACCTCTGAGCCCTGGCACCAGGACCGGGCCACGACCGCGTCCGACCCCTCGCCCTACACCCCGCCCCCGCCCCCGCCCCCGGCCCCGACCTCCCTGGAACCCCGGTCCTGGCCTCCGAGCCAGTCCCAGTCCCCGGCGCCCGTACGGGACTCCGCCCACGCCCCCGGTTCCGAAGAGCCGACTCCGGAGCGGGTGACCACCGGCCAGGAGCGACACCCCTGGCTCCGCAACCAGCCCCCGGCCCACCCCGCCGCCCACGCCCCGAGCCTTGAGCCGTACCCGGAGCCACAGCACACCTCACAGCCGCAGACCTGGCTTCCGGCGCCTGCACCGGCCCCGGAATCGGCCCCCGCCTCGCTGGAGCCCCAGCCGTGGCCGCCGACACCCGCCCCGATGCCCGTCCAGGCACCGCCACCGCCCGCCGCTCCGACCCCCGAACCCGCCCCCGAACCCGCGCCCCCCGTCCTGGCCCCTCCGGAGGAGTCCGCCACCGACGCCTACTCCGCCCCGGAGTGGAAGGTGCTGGAAGAGGACAACACCCCGAAGCCCGCGCCGGTACGGGAGTTCGACGCGGTCGCGGAGGCCGTGCTGGACACGGCGGAGGAGGACGGCGGTACGCCGTCACCGTTCGCGGAGTCCATGTCGCGGATCAACGAGGCGGTGAAGCTGGGCCGTATCCAGGAGGCCGCGGAGATGGCCGAGCAGACCGTCGCACAGGTGACGGCGGCACTGGGCCCGCAGCACCCCGAGGTCCTGAAAATCCGCGAACTCACCGCGTACATCGCCTACTTGGCCGGTGACGCGCTGCGCTCCTTCCATCTCTCCCTCGACCTGGCCGGCCTCCGCCACCGGCTGCGCGACCAGCGTGCCGCGTACGGCAACATCCAGAGCGCGGCGGCGGCCTGGCGCGCGGTCCGCGACCCGCTCCAGGGCCTGCATCTGGGCCGCGACCTGATCGCCGTCTGGACCGACCTGGCCGCCGACGAGGGCCCCGCCGCCGACGACCTGGAACAACTGGAGAAGGCCCGCACCCGCATGACCCGCCTCACCGAACGGGCCCGCGCCCTGGACTCCGCCCCCTGA
- a CDS encoding flavodoxin family protein, whose protein sequence is MTRRFLCVLGSSRPGGNSEMLAGAAAEQLPEGVEQRWLDLAEHPLPDFEDLRHDSDHVRPAGDNRALLLDATLAATDLVIVSPLYWYSVSAHVKRYLDHWSGWLRTPGLDFKKNMAGRTLRGVTALAHYEEEIAEPLIGTLNHSAAYMGMLPHCLKGVGGTPIGGVLLGNGSKPGDVLRDTAALTRAKTFLTEPREAPFARFPYDSDEAAARARH, encoded by the coding sequence ATGACCCGCCGCTTTCTCTGCGTGCTCGGCAGCAGTCGGCCGGGCGGTAATTCCGAGATGCTGGCCGGCGCGGCGGCCGAGCAGTTGCCCGAGGGGGTCGAGCAGCGCTGGCTGGATCTCGCGGAGCATCCGTTGCCGGACTTCGAGGACCTGCGGCACGACAGTGACCATGTACGGCCGGCGGGCGACAACCGGGCACTGCTGCTGGACGCCACGCTCGCCGCCACGGACCTCGTGATCGTGTCGCCGCTGTACTGGTACTCCGTGTCGGCCCACGTGAAGCGCTATCTCGACCACTGGTCGGGCTGGCTGCGCACCCCCGGGCTCGACTTCAAGAAGAACATGGCCGGCCGCACCCTCCGGGGTGTCACCGCGCTCGCCCACTACGAGGAGGAGATCGCCGAGCCCCTCATCGGCACGCTCAACCACTCCGCCGCGTACATGGGCATGCTCCCCCACTGCCTCAAGGGCGTGGGAGGTACCCCCATCGGCGGAGTGCTGCTGGGCAACGGCAGCAAGCCCGGTGACGTACTCCGGGACACGGCCGCCCTGACCCGCGCGAAGACGTTCCTCACCGAGCCCCGGGAAGCGCCGTTCGCCCGCTTCCCCTACGACTCCGACGAGGCCGCCGCCAGAGCGCGCCACTGA
- a CDS encoding amidase family protein, translating into MAAADASQGPADGGEGNTGREGLGRGAVSGSAVSGSREEHSGRRGRQTPVSAGTAGTGATEAAGTAGTAGTAGTAGATRTAGIGAAHPTRAAEARAVEARAARASDAQEPARLAESTRPARPESTPSATPTTPPSADRLPAPDHAPSPPHAPSPPLAVWSADLGFADIDSGPAAIAHDAVLRLADAGVVRLLVRRTDDTLCLRDPAPAWLALRATPAPDTDPRAAQDLRAENDRRLAALFAEADLILTPTTPNAPHGHEGPGDRYSTSLTWAFNLSGHPAMSIPAGVDPDGCPVGLQLVARHGEEELLLRVAEAAEAVHAPSA; encoded by the coding sequence GTGGCGGCGGCGGACGCCTCACAGGGCCCGGCGGACGGGGGCGAGGGAAACACCGGTCGGGAAGGCCTGGGCCGAGGGGCAGTCAGCGGGAGCGCCGTCAGCGGGAGCAGGGAGGAGCACAGCGGCCGACGCGGCCGACAGACGCCGGTCTCGGCCGGGACGGCCGGAACCGGGGCGACCGAAGCGGCCGGGACGGCCGGGACGGCCGGGACGGCCGGGACGGCCGGAGCGACCCGTACGGCTGGGATCGGCGCCGCGCACCCGACCCGCGCGGCCGAGGCACGCGCGGTCGAGGCACGCGCGGCCCGAGCGAGCGATGCCCAGGAGCCGGCCCGCCTCGCTGAATCAACCCGCCCGGCCCGGCCCGAGTCAACGCCCTCAGCGACCCCGACCACACCCCCGTCGGCCGACCGTCTCCCGGCCCCCGACCACGCCCCGTCCCCGCCCCACGCCCCTTCTCCGCCCCTCGCCGTCTGGTCCGCCGACCTCGGCTTCGCCGATATCGATTCCGGACCCGCCGCGATCGCCCATGACGCCGTGCTGCGGCTCGCGGACGCGGGTGTCGTACGGCTGCTCGTGCGGCGAACGGACGACACCCTGTGCCTGCGGGACCCGGCCCCGGCCTGGCTCGCCCTCCGCGCCACGCCGGCACCGGACACCGACCCGCGCGCCGCCCAGGACCTCCGCGCCGAGAACGACCGGCGGCTCGCCGCGCTCTTCGCCGAGGCCGATCTGATCCTGACCCCGACCACACCCAACGCCCCGCACGGCCACGAAGGCCCCGGCGACCGCTACTCCACGTCCCTCACCTGGGCGTTCAACCTCAGCGGTCACCCGGCGATGAGCATCCCGGCCGGTGTCGACCCCGACGGCTGCCCGGTCGGGCTGCAGTTGGTGGCCCGGCACGGCGAGGAGGAGCTGCTGCTGCGCGTGGCCGAGGCCGCCGAAGCGGTCCACGCCCCGTCGGCGTGA